A segment of the Candidatus Pelagisphaera phototrophica genome:
AGTCAAACAATAGAGGTGCTGTCTCATCGGGAGGATATTTCATGCGTCCCGGTTGGCCGTCATACCGAAGCAAGAGTTTCTAATCGTCCTCAATTACCCAACGATAGAGAAGAGAATCTTCGGGCTTGTGGACGTCTGCAATATCGTGAGCGAAGGCTTCGCCAAATATCGTGTCGCGACGGATTTTCTTTCCACTTTGGAGCGCGGGTAGCAAATTCATACCCGGCCAGTTATTTGGAACCTCAACGCCAGCGGCCGCGAGGATCGTAGGTGCAATGTCAATACTCGTACACAGTTCAGGACGATCGGTCGCGTCAATGCGATCCGGCCAGGAAAACAGGATCGGCGTACGCGTCCCCATCCCATAAGGGCTGCGTTTGGAATGAGCCGCGTATCCATTCATATCTGTACTCTGAATCCAACCATTGTCACATACGTAAACGACCAGTGTGTTTTCGCGAAGCCCCTAAGCTTCTAGCTTCTCGAGAAGCTGCCCACAAGCCTCATCGAACCACTCGCACATTGCATAATACTTGGCGACAAAATCGCCTAGACCCATCGCTTTGTACTTGTCTAACAAGCGCACCGGGGGCGTATGGGGGGTGTGCGGCAGAAACGGAGCGTACCATACGAAGAACGGCTTTTCCTTTTCAACTGCCTCATCGATGAAGTCGAAAACCGGTTCCATTCCTTCGCGGCCAATTGTCAGGCCCGCATCTCCGTGACGACCTCGTGGCTTGGGAAAGCCCGCGGTCATACCATGCGTGAAACCGCCCCGCTGGTAAGAACCCTCCCACCATTTGCCGCTCTGGTGACTCAGGTATCCCGCTTCGCCCAACAGTTCGGGAACGGTCGGCAGGTCATCGATGTGGGAAATAATTAGCTCTCGGGAATCCTTCCCCGTTTCCCTCGCTTGTCTGGCATTGGCTTCGGTTTCCGCCGGGTTATTTCCAGACGTTCGATGTTGGTGCGTATACAGCCCAGTTACTAGAGTCATCAAAGACGGCCGACAAAGCGCGGTGGGAACATAGCCTCGCCGGAACCCCGCACTCTCACTCGCCAACCGATCAATGTGGGGCGTGTCAATTTGTTCGTGCCCCATGAAGCTGTAGTCCGTCCATGCCTGGTCGTCAGAGAGGATCAGCACAATGTTTGGCTTTTCAGCGGCCGCGGCCTCGACGGACCAAGCAGAATCAACAATCACAAATGGGAGGGCTAGGATTAAGAATAAACGCATCATGTAAAATAACTATTCAAACTGACATCTCGAAGACCAATGATAAACTACCCACTGCTAATTTTGTACCAAGTTTAGCACCGATCGTACTAGCAAATTCGGGACTCTTCACGGATAATGCACCCTGAGGGCCTGAATCCGTAAACAGATTTGCGACCGCATCGACACCTTGCGGTAGAAGCATCAGCACCCATAATCACCTCGTTTTCAAAATTCTCTGCTGACGATATCCTGCCATTTCACTTTCAAGACCTAATAAACCATTATGACGACTCGACCATCGGCACCCGCGTTCCAACGATTCAAAATGGCAACGGCGACCAGCATCGCCCTGCTAGCTGTTTCCGCATTCGCCCAGGAAAGCTTCGAATCCCTTTTCGACGGCAAAGACCTTTCCGGATGGAAAGGACAGAGTGAGCTCTGGAAAGTCGAAGACGGAGCAATCGTCGGCTCCACACATGGAGTCACCTTGGAAGCCAACACATTCCTCATCTGGCAAGGTGAAGACGTCGGCAATTTTCACTTAAAGGCAAAGCTCAAACTCGTCGGGGAAAACAACTCCGGCATCATGTACCGAGCTCAAGCTATCGAAGGCGTGGCCCATGGGCTATCTGGAAATCAGCTCGATATTCACCCCAAGCCGGAGTATCTTGGCATGTACTACAGCGAGAAAACCGGCCGGGGTATCGTAGCTACTCGTGGGCAGAAAGTCCTCGTTACCAAGGCAGTTGATGAAAAAGGGAAATCCAAACCTCAGGTTACCGGCGATTTAGGCATGGAACCCAAATTCAAAGTCGACGAGTGGAATGAATACGAAGTGCTGGCAGTAGGTGCCCGTGTCATTCATAAAGTGAATGGAGTGGTAACTGTAGATGTGGTCGACCGTTTTCCGGATGTACCTCGCAAAGGTGCGATAGGAATTCAACTACACCGTGGCCCTCCAATGGTTGCCTATACAAAAGACATCCAACTAAAGCGTCTGAATGGGAAAGCGGGTCGTGAGGCCATTGAGGCGTTTGTGGCGAAACCCAAGGAATTTGAAGAAGGAGCGGCCATTAATGAAAACCGGGCGACGCCACGCGACCGCATAACGGTCAAAGAAGGTTTCGAGGTCGAGCTGCTCTATTCCGTTCCAAGCGAGACTCAAGGCTCTTGGGTCAATCTTTGCCTCGACAATAAGGGCCGTATCATTGCCAGCGACCAATACGGCGCTCTCTATCGTTTCCCAGTTCCCGCCCCCGGGCAAAAGCTCGACCCTGAAGACGTGGAAAAGGTCCCGGCCAAAATTGAAGCGGTTAATGGGATGCTATGGGCTTTCGACGCTCTCTACGTAGGGGTTAATGAATACCGCGATCCCACCAAGTCCGGTCTCTACCGCCTCACCGATTCTGATGGGGACGACATGCTAGACAAGGTCGAGCTGCTACGCCAAATTTCCGCGCGTGGAGACCACGGCGTGCATGCCATTCGGCTCTCCCCGGATGGTGAGTCGCTGTTTCTGATAACCGGCAACAACACCGAGCCGACCGAATGGAACTCTTCTCGGGTAAATACGAATTGGGGTGAAGACCACCTGCTTCCCCGTATGCCCGATGGCCGAGGACACAACCGCGACCGCCTCGCTCCTGCGGGAATCATCTACAAAGTCTCTCCCGATGGTGAGGACTTCGAAATCTACTCTCACGGCTACCGCAATATTTTCGATGCTGACTTTAACGCCGAGGGGGAGCTCTTTACCTACGACGCGGACATGGAGTACGACTTTAACACCCCATGGTATCGCCCTACTCGCGTTCTCCACACCGTGAGCGGCTCAGACTATGGCTGGCGTAATGGAACGGGCAAGTGGCCCGAATGGTACGTCGACAGCGTACCTGCTGCCGTTAATATTGGCCCCGGTTCACCCACGGGTGTGGCCTTTGGTTACGGAGCCAATTTTCCAGCCAAGTATCAAAATGCTCTATACATTCTCGATTGGAGCTGGGGAAAGATCTACAGCGTCCACCTACGTCCAGACGGTTCCAGCTATACGGGCGAGAAAGAGGACTTTATTTCCGGTGCACCGCTTCCCGTTACCGACATCGTTATCAATCCAAGCGACGGTGCCATGTATTTCACCATTGGGGGCCGCAAAGTTCAGTCGGGACTCTATCGCGTTACATACATCGGTGATGAAGACACTTCTCCTTCCATCGTAAAAAACAGCGGACAGAAAGCCAGAAACTTGCGCCATAGTCTCGAGGTGTTTCATGGCGTTGTGGATACAAGCGCCGTCAATAAGTCGTGGAGGTATTTGAATCACGAGGACCCATTCATTCGATCTGCCGCTCGAATTGCCATAGAAAGCCAGCCTTCCAATAGCTGGGCCAACCGAGCCTTTAAAGAGAGAATCCCCGAACGCCGTATACCGGCGTTGCTCGCTCTCGCTCGTGTGGCAGGAATTGATCGCTTTCACCGAAAGGACGGCGATCCACCCGTCAACAAGACTATAGGCAATGACATTATCAATGCTCTCCTAGACATCGACTTCGAAGATCTCGACGAAACAGGACGGTGCGCATTAGTTCGAACCTATCAAGTGGTGTTCAACCGATTTGGAGCTCCCAGCCCTGGACTGGCCCTGAGAGCAACCGTTCAACTGGATACTCAGTTCCCAGCGGAAACGATTGAAATGAACCAGCTCCTTTGCGAGACGCTCGTTTATCTACAGGCCCCCACCGTCGCGAGAAAAGCGATTGGGCTGCTCAAGCAGGCTCCGACTCAAGAAGAGCAGCTCGAGTATGCACGGTCGCTCCGCATGCTGAAGGCGGGATGGACCAATCAACTCCGCACGGACTACATCGAGTGGTTTCTCAACGCCGCGAACTACCGCGGTGGCGCGTCCTTCGAGATCTTCATCGAGAACATTCGCAAGGAAGCGATGGTGACTCTAACCGACAAAGAACGCAGTGATCTTGCGGCCGTTCTCTCGCGAAAGCCTGAAAAGAAGTCACCCATCGAAGCCCTCACAGCCAATTTCATGAAGGGTCGCAATTTCGTTAAAAACTGGACGATGGACGACCTCGCCGCAGAAGCGAACCTGAGTATGGCAAACCGCAATTTTGAAAGAGGCCGTACTATGTTCGCTGGAACCGCCTGCTACTCCTGTCACAGATTCCAGAATGCCGGTGGCTCCACGGGACCTGACCTTACTGGCTCCGGTGGACGGTACTCTCCAAGCGACTTTCTCGACCAGATCATCAATCCTGGCAAGGAGATCAATGAGCAATTCGTTCCGATCGCCGTGGAGATGCTCAATGGCGAGACTCACTACGGTGTGGTCGTCAATCTCAAGGCCGACAGAGTTACGATAAACACGGATCTCACCAATCCCAACCAGCGTACCAACATTGACCGAAAGCAAATCAAGAGCCTCGAACCTTCAACGGTATCGCCTATGCCCCCTGGGCTCATCAATATGCTGACCAAGGAAGAGATCTTCGACCTCACCGCCTACGTCCTCAGTGGAGGGAATCCGGACGACAAACGGTTCTCGAACTGAGCAACTCGGACAAACATTTTGTGGGTAGCGGGCACTCTCTGATCACCCGCTACCCATTTTGTTCCCTCTCGTTTCGATGACTTGCTAGTTGGGGGGGGAATTCGTCATGGATTGCTAAAATAACAACTCATTCTACCCCGATGAAACTTCACTACTCCTTTCTTTCGTTGGCCATTTGGGCTCGTTCCAGCTTTTGAGCTTAGGCAATCTCTATGTATCGTAAGGAGGAATACGATGTAACGGGTATAAAAAACGAGTCCGTCATTGTTCGAATCAATAATCGTCTGAGAACAATCAAGGCGGAGCGGATTACCATAGTTGATGATGCCGCCAACCAATACCCTGCTGTGGTTGCAGATATGGACGATCTCCTCGTCTCTCTAAAATCCAAAGGAACTCGCAGTCTCATAGATGAAGCGGATATCTAAGTATCCGCAGACTTAAGTGACTGTTTTCTCGTTATAGTTCCCGGGTCTAGCAATGATGTGAGCACTGTTGTTCGCTCTTTACCCGACCAACCCGCCAATCAGTCGTCGAAAGTCTCTTTCACCATCAAAACAGGCAAGCTCACCAAGATGGAGCACTATCGTCTTTGTCTT
Coding sequences within it:
- a CDS encoding family 16 glycoside hydrolase gives rise to the protein MATATSIALLAVSAFAQESFESLFDGKDLSGWKGQSELWKVEDGAIVGSTHGVTLEANTFLIWQGEDVGNFHLKAKLKLVGENNSGIMYRAQAIEGVAHGLSGNQLDIHPKPEYLGMYYSEKTGRGIVATRGQKVLVTKAVDEKGKSKPQVTGDLGMEPKFKVDEWNEYEVLAVGARVIHKVNGVVTVDVVDRFPDVPRKGAIGIQLHRGPPMVAYTKDIQLKRLNGKAGREAIEAFVAKPKEFEEGAAINENRATPRDRITVKEGFEVELLYSVPSETQGSWVNLCLDNKGRIIASDQYGALYRFPVPAPGQKLDPEDVEKVPAKIEAVNGMLWAFDALYVGVNEYRDPTKSGLYRLTDSDGDDMLDKVELLRQISARGDHGVHAIRLSPDGESLFLITGNNTEPTEWNSSRVNTNWGEDHLLPRMPDGRGHNRDRLAPAGIIYKVSPDGEDFEIYSHGYRNIFDADFNAEGELFTYDADMEYDFNTPWYRPTRVLHTVSGSDYGWRNGTGKWPEWYVDSVPAAVNIGPGSPTGVAFGYGANFPAKYQNALYILDWSWGKIYSVHLRPDGSSYTGEKEDFISGAPLPVTDIVINPSDGAMYFTIGGRKVQSGLYRVTYIGDEDTSPSIVKNSGQKARNLRHSLEVFHGVVDTSAVNKSWRYLNHEDPFIRSAARIAIESQPSNSWANRAFKERIPERRIPALLALARVAGIDRFHRKDGDPPVNKTIGNDIINALLDIDFEDLDETGRCALVRTYQVVFNRFGAPSPGLALRATVQLDTQFPAETIEMNQLLCETLVYLQAPTVARKAIGLLKQAPTQEEQLEYARSLRMLKAGWTNQLRTDYIEWFLNAANYRGGASFEIFIENIRKEAMVTLTDKERSDLAAVLSRKPEKKSPIEALTANFMKGRNFVKNWTMDDLAAEANLSMANRNFERGRTMFAGTACYSCHRFQNAGGSTGPDLTGSGGRYSPSDFLDQIINPGKEINEQFVPIAVEMLNGETHYGVVVNLKADRVTINTDLTNPNQRTNIDRKQIKSLEPSTVSPMPPGLINMLTKEEIFDLTAYVLSGGNPDDKRFSN